From Streptomyces sp. 6-11-2, one genomic window encodes:
- a CDS encoding metalloregulator ArsR/SmtB family transcription factor has protein sequence MAAAGSGFEDPPADVLAEAAAAFGLLASPARLHIVWALAQGESDVTGLAERVGGALPAVSQHLTKLKLAGLVRSRREGRRQVYFVDDPDVVDVVRLTVARLTDRGADADAPARRLRGL, from the coding sequence GTGGCGGCAGCCGGCAGTGGCTTCGAGGATCCGCCCGCCGACGTGCTCGCGGAGGCGGCCGCGGCCTTCGGGCTGCTCGCCTCGCCCGCCCGGCTGCACATCGTGTGGGCACTGGCCCAGGGCGAGAGCGACGTCACCGGGCTCGCCGAGCGGGTCGGCGGGGCGCTGCCCGCCGTCAGCCAGCACCTGACCAAACTCAAGCTCGCCGGGCTCGTCCGCTCCCGCCGCGAGGGCCGGCGGCAGGTCTACTTCGTCGACGACCCCGACGTGGTCGACGTCGTACGGCTCACGGTCGCCCGGCTCACCGACCGGGGAGCCGACGCCGACGCCCCGGCGCGCCGCCTCCGTGGCCTCTGA
- a CDS encoding tellurite resistance TerB family protein, which produces MALWDRIKDSATQMQTQLVAKKNDLKSGAFRDASMAMCALVAAADGTVDPSERQRVAQLIATNEVLQNFPADDLRRRFEENLNRLTADFDFGKVSVLQEIAKAKKKPAEARAVVQIGIVIGGADGDFDKTEQAMVREACFALGLPPHEFDL; this is translated from the coding sequence ATGGCCCTGTGGGACCGCATCAAGGACTCCGCGACGCAGATGCAGACCCAGCTCGTGGCGAAGAAGAACGACCTGAAGAGCGGTGCCTTCCGGGACGCGAGCATGGCGATGTGCGCCCTCGTGGCCGCCGCCGACGGCACCGTCGACCCTTCGGAGCGCCAGCGTGTCGCACAGCTGATCGCCACCAACGAGGTGCTGCAGAACTTCCCCGCGGACGATCTGCGCCGCCGCTTCGAGGAGAACCTGAACAGGCTGACCGCGGACTTCGACTTCGGCAAGGTCAGCGTGTTGCAGGAGATCGCCAAGGCGAAGAAGAAGCCCGCCGAGGCCCGTGCCGTCGTCCAGATCGGCATCGTCATCGGCGGCGCGGACGGCGACTTCGACAAGACCGAGCAGGCCATGGTGCGCGAGGCCTGCTTCGCCCTGGGGCTGCCGCCGCACGAGTTCGACCTCTGA
- a CDS encoding ABC transporter substrate-binding protein, with protein sequence MTSNTKSTKSSKSHFGAAAVALAASAALLAGCSSGGSSGKDPLAEGRAGAGTVVVGSNNFAESILIADIYGEALKAKGIKVEYKPNIGSRETTYGLLKNGSITVLPEYNGALLAYLDSKAAPQTVEATTAAIGAKLDSGLTLLEPAPAEDKDSVTVNATTAKKYGLTEKSSIADLKDAAKDLVIGGSPEFQARHQGLKGLKSEYGLEFKSFKALDAGGPLTQAALKKNTVQVADLFTTDPTIAKEKFVVLQDPKNLFGFENVQPLVYKSGLDQKGVDALNAVSAKLDTATLLDLDTQVQSQNKDPLDVAKAWLKSAGLD encoded by the coding sequence GTGACTTCCAACACGAAGAGCACCAAGTCCAGCAAGAGCCACTTCGGGGCGGCCGCCGTCGCACTCGCCGCCTCCGCGGCGCTTCTCGCGGGGTGTTCGTCCGGTGGCTCCTCCGGCAAGGACCCGCTCGCGGAGGGCAGGGCGGGCGCCGGCACGGTCGTCGTCGGCTCCAACAACTTCGCCGAGAGCATCCTGATCGCCGACATCTACGGCGAGGCCCTGAAGGCCAAGGGCATCAAGGTCGAGTACAAGCCCAACATCGGCAGCCGCGAGACCACCTACGGTCTGCTCAAGAACGGCTCGATCACCGTGCTGCCCGAGTACAACGGGGCGCTGCTGGCGTATCTCGACTCCAAGGCCGCCCCGCAGACGGTCGAGGCGACGACGGCCGCCATCGGCGCCAAGCTCGACTCCGGGCTGACGCTGCTCGAACCGGCGCCCGCGGAGGACAAGGACTCCGTCACCGTCAACGCCACGACGGCGAAGAAGTACGGCCTCACCGAGAAGTCCTCCATCGCGGACCTCAAGGACGCCGCCAAGGACCTGGTCATCGGCGGCTCGCCGGAGTTCCAGGCCCGGCACCAGGGCCTCAAGGGCCTGAAGTCCGAGTACGGGCTGGAGTTCAAGTCCTTCAAGGCGTTGGACGCGGGCGGCCCGCTGACCCAGGCGGCGCTGAAGAAGAACACCGTGCAGGTCGCCGACCTGTTCACCACGGATCCGACCATCGCCAAGGAGAAGTTCGTCGTCCTTCAGGACCCGAAGAACCTCTTCGGCTTCGAGAACGTCCAGCCGCTGGTGTACAAGTCCGGCCTGGACCAGAAGGGCGTCGACGCGCTCAACGCGGTCTCCGCCAAGCTGGACACGGCCACCCTGCTGGACCTGGACACCCAGGTGCAGTCGCAGAACAAGGACCCGCTCGACGTGGCCAAGGCCTGGCTGAAGTCCGCGGGCCTCGACTGA